From a single Miscanthus floridulus cultivar M001 chromosome 8, ASM1932011v1, whole genome shotgun sequence genomic region:
- the LOC136476627 gene encoding beta-1,6-galactosyltransferase GALT31A-like, whose translation MMAAAALRPHKGSPARVPTRCVAALCAACFLLGVCVVNRYWAVPEHPGCPDKAGFDHSRAALNQVSQTREVIMALDKTISDIEMRLAAARAAQAMSQGMSPGDSEGDQGTARHRMSFVMGVFTTFANRKRRDSIRQTWMPQGDQLRGLEEKGVAIRFVIGRSAYPNPDNEVDRAIDAEDKDYNDILRINHVEGYGGLPMKIQMFLSTALTMWDADFYVKADDNVHVNIGITRSILARHRTKPRVYIGCMKSGPVIAKNDSKYYEPDHWKFGTEGNNYFRHATRQLYAVTRDLATYISANRHILHKYSNEDVSFGAWLIGLEVEHVDERSLCCGTPPDCEWKAQAGNPCAASFDWNCTGICNPVERMTEVHRRCWEGLGAEGHAQF comes from the exons ATGATGGCTGCGGCGGCGCTGAGGCCGCACAAGGGTTCGCCGGCGCGCGTGCCCACGCGGTGTGTGGCCGCGCTCTGCGCCGCCTGCTTCCTCCTCGGCGTCTGCGTCGTCAACAG GTACTGGGCTGTTCCTGAGCATCCCGGTTGCCCAGACAAG GCAGGCTTTGACCACTCGAGGGCCGCGTTGAACCAAGTGTCGCAGACGCGCGAAGTCATCAT GGCGTTGGATAAGACGATATCTGACATCGAGATGCGCCTGGCTGCGGCTAGAGCCGCCCAGGCGATGAGCCAGGGCATGTCACCAGGTGACTCGGAGGGCGACCAGGGAACTGCGCGGCATAGGATGTCTTTTGTGATGGGCGTTTTCACCACGTTTGCGAACCGGAAGCGGAGAGATTCAATAAGGCAGACATGGATGCCGCAAG GTGATCAGTTGCGAGGATTGGAAGAGAAGGGCGTTGCTATCCGTTTTGTTATTGGACGCAG TGCATATCCAAACCCGGACAATGAGGTCGACCGTGCAATTGATGCAGAAGATAAAGACTACAATGATATCTTGAGAATT AATCATGTGGAAGGCTATGGAGGGCTCCCTATGAAGATTCAGATGTTTCTTTCCACTGCTCTTACCATGTGGGACGCTGATTTCTATGTAAAAGCTGATGATAATGTTCATGTCAACATTG GTATCACCAGATCGATTTTGGCGCGACACAGGACGAAACCTCGGGTGTACATTGGCTGCATGAAATCTGGACCCGTTATTGCTAAAAA TGACTCCAAGTATTATGAGCCAGATCATTGGAAGTTTGGGACTGAGGGTAACAACTACTTTAGGCATGCAACACGGCAGCTGTATGCTGTAACCAGGGATTTGGCAACTTACATATCAGCAAACCG GCATATCCTACACAAGTATTCAAACGAAGATGTATCATTTGGCGCTTGGTTGATTGGGTTGGAAGTTGAGCATGTTGATGAGAGAAGCCTTTGCTGTGGTACTCCCCCAG ACTGCGAATGGAAAGCGCAGGCCGGGAACCCATGTGCGGCGTCCTTCGACTGGAACTGCACTGGCATCTGCAATCCTGTGGAGAGGATGACAGAGGTGCATCGACGATGTTGGGAAGGCCTTGGAGCTGAAGGACACGCACAGTTTTGA